A region of the bacterium genome:
TACAGGGAAAATAATAAATACAGGAATCATTAGGTTGTTTTTTTCCATTATCCTACCATTTCATTAAATCAGCTTTATCGCTGTCAATGATATTTTTGTTTCTATAAAATGCAATCAATATGCCAAACCCTACCGCAGCCTCTGCCGCCGCAACCGCCATAACAAATATTGAAAGAATCTGCCCGTCTAATGAGTCATAATAAGACGAAAAGGCCACTAAATTAATATTTACCGCATTCAGCATAATCTCCACGCACATAAAAAGAAGAATTATGTTCCGCCTGATTAAAAAACCAATCAGGCCGATTACAAATAAAATTGCGCTTAAAATAATAAAATAAAATAAAGGAATCATTTTTTGTCCGCCTTTTTAGCTAAAACAATAGCCCCAATCATTGCAATAAGCAAAATCAGCGAAATAACCTCAAACGGGTATAAATATTTTGTATACATAATTTTTGCAATATTGTAAGTCATGCCGCCCGAGCTGTTTACTTTTTCAACGGAATAAATATCTTTCATCCCGGCATAGTTCGCCTTTGAAAGAAAATACATGATTTCCGCAAAAAACAAACAACCCGCGCCTATGATAAAAATTTTAGGCAGGTTTTCTATATCATCAGTTGTTCCTTTTCTCATATTTATCATCATAATAACAAAAATATAAATAACGATGATTGCGCCGGCATAAAGAAAAATTTGCATTGCGGCAACCAACTCAGCCCCTGTTAAAATATAAAGACCCGAGGTCGTAAAAAACAGCAAAACCAGGGAAAGCGCGCTGTGAACAACATTTTTGCGGCTGATAACCATCAATGCCGCAAAAATTGAAGCTATTGAAAAAATAAAAAATAAAACATGCCTCACTGTTTATCTTTTCCTTTCCCTGTATTTTCCTTCTGTTTGACTTCGCCGATTTTTAAAAGCAGATTCTTATTATATAATAAATTTTTCTTGTCATAAACAGCTAATTCGAAACGGTCGGACATGACAATAGCGCTTTTGGGACAAACATCCGCGCATAAACCGCAAAACGCGCACCGGCTGATATCAACCTCATATTCATCTATCCGTTTTTGGTTCATTTCCCCTTTTGACGTAACCATATGGATAACGCCATTCGGGCAAATTTTTACGCATAACGAACACCCCACA
Encoded here:
- the nuoK gene encoding NADH-quinone oxidoreductase subunit NuoK, which produces MIPLFYFIILSAILFVIGLIGFLIRRNIILLFMCVEIMLNAVNINLVAFSSYYDSLDGQILSIFVMAVAAAEAAVGFGILIAFYRNKNIIDSDKADLMKW
- a CDS encoding NADH-quinone oxidoreductase subunit J → MRHVLFFIFSIASIFAALMVISRKNVVHSALSLVLLFFTTSGLYILTGAELVAAMQIFLYAGAIIVIYIFVIMMINMRKGTTDDIENLPKIFIIGAGCLFFAEIMYFLSKANYAGMKDIYSVEKVNSSGGMTYNIAKIMYTKYLYPFEVISLILLIAMIGAIVLAKKADKK
- a CDS encoding NADH-quinone oxidoreductase subunit I, with protein sequence MGNFLEKIFLLELLKGMGIVFKHIFVKPVTRLYPFEKPVLPPSSRGLHTLMRDLDTGNERCVGCSLCVKICPNGVIHMVTSKGEMNQKRIDEYEVDISRCAFCGLCADVCPKSAIVMSDRFELAVYDKKNLLYNKNLLLKIGEVKQKENTGKGKDKQ